TTGCAGACGGGCACTGACCCGGTCTTGGTCATCGGATCACTGGCGACGGCCCTTCGAGCGCTGGCACGTCTGGCCGGTGCGGCGCGGGGCGTGCGCGATGCCGACCTCGCGCGCGACATCGGCGTGCCGCCGTGGAAGATCCGGGTCCTACGTGGCCAGCTACGAGGCTGGACCCCCACTGGACTGTCCCAAGCCATCCGCGCGGTGGCGGCAGCCGATCTAGCCGTGAAAGGCGGCGCCAACGACTCCACGTTGGCCCTGACCAATGCGTTGGTGCAGATAGGGCAAGCCCGCTCGAGTTGATTCGGTGGGGTGGTCTTGAAGTCATGAGACCACGCGAGGCGCTAACGGGTTTCGGCGAACGTCGTGCGCAGCCACTGTTCCACACCGGCCACGTGGACCGTGGACGTCGCCGCGGCGATATCGGGCTGGCGATTGCGGATCGCCTCGTAGATGTCCTGGTGTTCGGTCAGCGTCCGTGAGATGGCATCGGCCTGGGTGAGACCGCGCCATACTCTGGCTCGCTGAGTTGGGCCGGAGAGACTCTCGACGAGCGAGCAGAGCACGGCGTTCTGGGAGCCTTGAGCGATCATCCGGTGGAACTCGAGATCGTTGGCGACGAGCTGGTCGACATCGGGGTCATCGCCGAGCTGGCTCAGATGGCGGCCGAGTTCGGCGATGGCGGTGTCCGGCATCCGGATGGCAGCCATGCTGGCGGCGGCCGGCTCGATGATACGGCGAACTTCGAGGAAATCGAGCACGGTGTCGTCGCGGTGGAGATCAACGACGAAACTCATGGTCTCGAGCAGGAGGTCCGGGGACAGGCTGGTGACGTATGTACCGTCACCCTGGCGCACGTCGAGCACATGGATCAGCGCGAGCGCACGCACGGCTTCGCGCAGCGAGTTTCGGGACAGACCCAGGCGTTCGGCGAGCTCAGCCTCCTTCGGCAGCCGGTCACCGGGCTTGAGTTCGCCGGCGACGATCATCTCCTTGATCCGGTCGATCGCCGTGTCAGTGACGGCCATGTTCTCTCGTTGCCTTTCTTCTCTGGCGAGAAGGGTCGGTCTTCTCCGGCGAGAAGGGTCAGCCCTGATCGGCGATCACGCCCCAAGCCGCCATCTTTTCCCGGAGCTCCCCGGCCGTCCAGCCGTAGACCGATGACACCATCCAGACGTCGTTGGAGCGAATGGTCAAGATGTTGCCGCCGAAGTCGTTGCGTTTCTGCTGGACTCCAGTGACGAAGTTGATCAGGTACTCGGCCTCTTCGGGTGCACTGCGCAAGGCGTTGAGGTCCAGCACAACCTTGCCGTCGTCATCATCATCCTGAGACGTTTCCCGCTCTTTGGTCGATACCAGGGAATCGACCGGCACACCGTAGAAGTCGGCCAGCTCGGCCAGTCTGCGTACCGACGCGGCCCGGTCACCCCGTTCGTATGATCCCACCACCGCGGCGCGAAGAGCACCGCCGGATCTTTCCTCGACCGCCTGCAGGGAAAGCTGCTTTCGGCGCCTGACCTTCCGCAGCCGTTCGCCCACCACCTTCGCGAAATCTGTATCCGTCGGGTCCAGCTTGCTTTCATTCATTGTCGAGCTCCCAAGGCCGCCCTACCTCACTGCTCCCCCACATCACAGTGTATTTGCTGCACGCGTACACCGGGGTCGATACGACCTCGGCCTTGACACGTGGACAGAGCACAGAATAGCCGTCATCGGTGCTCGAGGCCACGGTGGCGTAACGGGTATCTGTCATGATCGTCCCATCCACCAACTGCTGCCGAGATAGTCTCCGGGCTCGGCTAGCCGTTTGGTGATGTCGGCGGCGGACACCGGTTTGGACATGAGGTATCCCTGTGCCCGCTCACAGCCGAGCTGCAACAACGCCGTGACCGTGTCGATATCCTCCACACCCTCGGCCACGGTGCTCAGATTGAAGGCTTCGGCCAGGCGGATGATGGCCGAGACGATGGCCCGGTCACCGCTGTCATGAGCCAG
This portion of the Phytoactinopolyspora mesophila genome encodes:
- a CDS encoding FadR/GntR family transcriptional regulator: MAVTDTAIDRIKEMIVAGELKPGDRLPKEAELAERLGLSRNSLREAVRALALIHVLDVRQGDGTYVTSLSPDLLLETMSFVVDLHRDDTVLDFLEVRRIIEPAAASMAAIRMPDTAIAELGRHLSQLGDDPDVDQLVANDLEFHRMIAQGSQNAVLCSLVESLSGPTQRARVWRGLTQADAISRTLTEHQDIYEAIRNRQPDIAAATSTVHVAGVEQWLRTTFAETR
- a CDS encoding transcriptional regulator, which encodes MNESKLDPTDTDFAKVVGERLRKVRRRKQLSLQAVEERSGGALRAAVVGSYERGDRAASVRRLAELADFYGVPVDSLVSTKERETSQDDDDDGKVVLDLNALRSAPEEAEYLINFVTGVQQKRNDFGGNILTIRSNDVWMVSSVYGWTAGELREKMAAWGVIADQG